One region of Paenibacillus polymyxa M1 genomic DNA includes:
- a CDS encoding amidohydrolase family protein, whose amino-acid sequence MEWKTGRTGFHYHVFSLFFISGYTASIPTLQAGYPIAKLDTSLTKVNETVKGNSRLVYDSMLKGLRQAVEHEIKIGIGTDAAMSYVTHYDMWRELDHYMRQTKLNAGQVIERVTKSNAEILGIDHLTGSIDIGKQADLIVLEHNPLDNIKALSNVAMVMVRGNLIQTPSVTRIQEVDELLDSVW is encoded by the coding sequence GTGGAGTGGAAAACAGGGCGAACCGGCTTCCATTATCATGTCTTTTCCCTGTTTTTTATATCGGGCTATACTGCATCGATTCCTACTTTGCAGGCTGGGTATCCCATTGCGAAATTGGATACGAGCCTAACGAAGGTGAATGAAACGGTTAAGGGAAATTCGCGGCTTGTGTACGACTCCATGCTGAAGGGGCTGCGTCAGGCTGTAGAACATGAGATCAAAATTGGAATTGGAACGGATGCCGCAATGTCTTACGTCACTCACTATGATATGTGGCGGGAACTAGACCACTATATGAGACAAACGAAACTGAATGCGGGTCAGGTCATCGAACGGGTAACAAAGTCTAATGCGGAGATCCTAGGCATTGATCATCTTACAGGGAGCATTGATATCGGAAAACAGGCAGATTTAATCGTGCTGGAGCACAATCCTTTGGACAATATAAAAGCTTTGTCGAATGTAGCTATGGTTATGGTGAGAGGCAATCTTATACAAACACCATCGGTGACCCGAATTCAGGAAGTGGACGAGCTGCTGGATTCAGTTTGGTAA
- a CDS encoding AraC family transcriptional regulator has product MPRKKKPVIEYRHYSLPINFPVLLLSGERWKISDIKSEHLHFHNHLEIGICYSDGGFMEIKGETVPFKAGDVTFIPRYLPHTTYSSPNTASLWSYIFFSPEDLFQHSFKSAYRNFEPNLWVMKGTNCILNKEQHPKVYTLATSIVEELQQQNPYYQESAYGLLLSLYIELLRIHSRNESLKDAETVHSRKSDFAISPALEYITKNYMTPVNIDFLADLCHLSTTHFRRKFHEIMGTSPLYFLNSTRIEEACKQLKSTDDSILSISEQVGYRSISSFNRCFSKLIGEPPKEWRKGAQSEAQSAKASILEFTGWV; this is encoded by the coding sequence ATGCCCAGAAAAAAGAAGCCCGTTATAGAATACCGACACTACAGCTTGCCTATAAACTTCCCTGTCTTGCTGTTAAGCGGTGAACGTTGGAAGATTTCAGATATTAAAAGTGAGCACCTCCATTTTCATAACCATTTGGAGATTGGTATTTGCTATTCGGATGGCGGTTTCATGGAGATCAAAGGAGAAACTGTCCCCTTCAAAGCCGGGGATGTAACTTTCATTCCTAGGTATCTTCCTCACACCACGTATAGTTCGCCAAATACAGCCAGCCTTTGGTCTTATATCTTTTTTTCGCCAGAAGACCTTTTCCAACATTCTTTTAAAAGCGCTTACAGAAACTTTGAGCCCAATTTGTGGGTGATGAAGGGAACGAACTGTATATTAAACAAGGAGCAGCATCCCAAGGTGTATACACTTGCGACTTCGATCGTAGAGGAATTACAACAACAGAATCCTTACTACCAGGAAAGCGCCTACGGCTTATTGCTATCCCTTTATATAGAACTTCTCAGAATTCACTCCAGGAATGAATCATTGAAAGATGCAGAAACAGTACATAGCCGGAAAAGTGATTTTGCCATTTCTCCAGCTTTGGAGTATATCACTAAAAATTATATGACACCTGTTAACATTGATTTTTTGGCTGACCTGTGCCATTTAAGTACAACTCATTTTCGCAGAAAATTTCATGAGATTATGGGAACCTCCCCTCTCTATTTCCTAAACAGCACCCGAATCGAAGAAGCCTGCAAGCAGTTAAAAAGCACAGATGACTCCATTCTTTCCATCTCCGAGCAAGTCGGTTATCGTTCCATTTCCAGCTTCAATCGATGCTTCTCCAAGCTTATCGGAGAGCCGCCTAAAGAATGGCGTAAAGGAGCGCAATCCGAAGCACAATCAGCGAAAGCGTCTATACTGGAATTTACGGGGTGGGTTTAA
- a CDS encoding glycoside hydrolase family 88/105 protein produces MLQLTYDKEEILRVIDKVVRKTMAMDLTWDWPCGVAYYGVSRAYTQTGNKEYLNMLAQWADEYIELGLPHWTVNTCAMGHMLITLYEETGDQKYWDIVMSKVDYIQNHALRFGDHVLQHTVSVANDFPEQAWADTLFMAAFFLLRVGTKLKDEKMIQDALNQYYWHIKYLQDPSSGFWYHGYNNVKQDHMSGFFWGRANAWGAYTMSQVKIHLKDWYLYPPCMDVECSLRDQLAALKGVQTENGLWRTVLDDEESYEEVSASCGIAAAMINNGNPLHTKYVQKALKGILNHISEDGRVLGVSGGTAVMKDREGYRNIPKDWIQGWGQGLALAFLSDMLN; encoded by the coding sequence ATGCTTCAATTAACTTATGACAAGGAAGAGATATTAAGAGTTATTGATAAAGTCGTCAGAAAAACGATGGCGATGGATTTAACATGGGATTGGCCCTGCGGTGTGGCTTATTATGGTGTATCCAGAGCCTATACCCAAACAGGGAATAAAGAGTATCTAAATATGCTTGCCCAGTGGGCAGATGAATACATCGAGCTGGGTCTGCCGCACTGGACGGTAAACACATGTGCCATGGGCCATATGCTGATCACATTGTATGAAGAAACAGGGGACCAGAAATATTGGGATATTGTGATGAGCAAGGTGGATTACATCCAAAACCATGCTCTCAGGTTCGGAGACCATGTTCTGCAGCATACGGTATCCGTTGCTAATGATTTTCCAGAACAGGCATGGGCAGACACATTGTTTATGGCGGCATTCTTTCTGCTTCGTGTAGGAACCAAATTAAAGGACGAGAAAATGATCCAGGATGCCTTAAATCAATATTACTGGCATATCAAATACCTGCAAGATCCTAGTAGCGGCTTCTGGTACCATGGCTACAACAATGTCAAACAGGATCACATGTCCGGATTTTTCTGGGGAAGAGCGAATGCTTGGGGAGCATATACCATGTCGCAAGTCAAAATTCATTTGAAAGACTGGTATTTGTATCCGCCGTGTATGGACGTGGAGTGTTCCCTTCGGGATCAACTGGCGGCATTGAAAGGTGTTCAAACAGAGAATGGCTTGTGGCGGACGGTACTGGATGACGAGGAGTCCTATGAAGAAGTATCTGCATCATGCGGTATTGCGGCGGCCATGATCAATAACGGCAATCCACTGCACACCAAATACGTGCAAAAGGCATTGAAGGGCATCTTAAACCATATTAGCGAAGACGGACGGGTACTGGGTGTATCGGGCGGCACAGCGGTTATGAAAGATCGGGAAGGGTATCGCAATATTCCTAAAGACTGGATTCAGGGCTGGGGACAAGGCTTAGCGTTGGCTTTTCTATCCGATATGTTGAATTAG
- the gnpA gene encoding 1,3-beta-galactosyl-N-acetylhexosamine phosphorylase, whose translation MSKQTTGAFTLPGESGYEALTLKLAERWGADVIRDSDGTQLSDEIINAGYGIYSTICIIRDHNEWASRNLDKLQQCFLITNPKVAVQDYVSIYLMEDFFAEQFKVNDSKEAFNYWQVFDRTTGEEVPREQWNYERESGNVVITGIVPWHKYTVSFMVYRIWEEISMYNHTTNHWDKEHLMQIDPMYTETQQYLLDWMEDWCLHHKETTVVRFTSLFYNFAWVWGSNERNRHLFSDWGSYDFTVSSRALDLFAKRYGYSMTADDFVNGGKYRVTHIPAEQRKLDWMAFINDFVIEFGKKLIDIVHRHDKLAYVFYDDSWVGMEPYNDRFQEFGFDGLIKCVFSGYEARLCSGVKVNTHEIRLHPYLFPVGLGGLPTFMEGGDPTLDAKKYWINIRRALLREPIDRIGLGGYLHLVEPYPDFCDYIEKIANEFREIKELHHEGKPYHIKTKVAILHSWGKLRSWTLSGHFHETYMHDLIHINEALSGLPVEVQFIDFEDIRQGILQDCDVVINAGSAGSAWSGGEYWNDNKCVDLLTKWVYEGGTFIGINQPSAVEGHDSFFRMAHVLGLDEDTGSRVGHGRWAYEARDEHGLVPEGASITPKNSIYLTDGSAAVVEETSGMIALSTHAFGKGKGIYLPSFEFSWENTRLLLNIIRFAGNELHETKYITDNLYTECAYYPESKMLVVINNSDQLQRTTIETDYGKQTMELEPYDTMITHIGLTKSV comes from the coding sequence TTGTCTAAACAAACAACGGGGGCCTTTACGCTACCAGGAGAATCTGGTTATGAGGCGCTGACCCTGAAATTAGCTGAACGATGGGGCGCTGATGTCATCCGTGACAGTGACGGCACGCAGTTGTCCGATGAGATTATAAACGCTGGATACGGCATTTATTCTACAATCTGTATCATCAGAGATCATAACGAGTGGGCGTCCCGCAACCTGGATAAGCTGCAGCAATGTTTTTTAATTACAAATCCAAAGGTAGCTGTACAAGATTATGTATCCATCTATCTGATGGAGGATTTTTTTGCTGAACAGTTCAAAGTGAATGATTCCAAAGAAGCGTTTAACTATTGGCAGGTTTTTGACAGAACGACCGGAGAGGAAGTTCCAAGAGAACAGTGGAATTATGAAAGGGAATCCGGAAATGTGGTCATTACCGGAATTGTTCCTTGGCATAAATACACGGTAAGCTTCATGGTCTACCGGATCTGGGAAGAGATTTCCATGTACAATCACACCACGAATCATTGGGACAAAGAGCATTTAATGCAGATTGATCCCATGTATACAGAAACGCAACAGTATCTGCTGGATTGGATGGAAGATTGGTGTCTTCATCATAAGGAAACCACAGTTGTCCGGTTTACCTCCTTATTTTATAACTTCGCCTGGGTTTGGGGCAGCAATGAGCGCAATCGCCATCTGTTCTCTGATTGGGGGTCATACGATTTTACGGTAAGCTCAAGAGCGCTGGATCTATTTGCCAAGAGATATGGGTATTCGATGACTGCCGACGATTTTGTGAATGGCGGGAAGTATCGCGTCACACATATCCCGGCTGAGCAACGAAAGCTGGACTGGATGGCATTTATCAATGATTTTGTAATCGAATTTGGCAAGAAATTAATTGACATTGTGCATAGGCACGACAAGCTGGCCTACGTGTTTTATGATGACAGTTGGGTTGGCATGGAGCCTTACAATGACCGTTTCCAAGAGTTTGGTTTTGACGGATTGATCAAATGTGTGTTCTCAGGTTATGAGGCGAGGCTGTGTTCAGGTGTGAAAGTGAATACGCATGAGATTCGGCTGCATCCATACTTATTTCCGGTTGGCTTAGGCGGGCTTCCTACCTTTATGGAGGGGGGCGACCCCACGCTAGATGCCAAAAAGTATTGGATTAATATCCGACGCGCACTGTTGAGGGAGCCTATTGACCGGATTGGACTGGGGGGATATTTGCATCTTGTAGAGCCTTACCCGGATTTTTGCGATTACATCGAAAAGATTGCCAATGAGTTCAGAGAAATCAAAGAACTGCATCATGAAGGCAAACCCTATCACATCAAGACGAAGGTAGCTATTCTGCACAGCTGGGGAAAATTGAGATCGTGGACCTTGTCTGGCCATTTCCACGAAACGTATATGCATGATTTGATTCATATCAATGAGGCTTTATCCGGATTGCCGGTTGAAGTTCAGTTCATCGATTTTGAAGATATCCGTCAGGGTATACTACAGGACTGTGATGTAGTCATCAATGCAGGCTCTGCCGGTTCAGCATGGAGTGGTGGGGAGTACTGGAATGACAACAAGTGTGTGGACTTACTGACGAAATGGGTTTATGAGGGTGGTACCTTTATTGGCATCAACCAGCCCTCTGCGGTTGAAGGCCACGACAGCTTTTTCAGAATGGCACATGTTCTCGGACTGGATGAGGATACAGGCTCCAGAGTAGGTCATGGAAGATGGGCATACGAGGCTAGGGATGAGCATGGTTTGGTGCCTGAGGGAGCCAGTATAACGCCAAAGAATAGCATTTATCTTACCGATGGGTCAGCTGCGGTAGTGGAGGAAACGAGTGGTATGATAGCATTGTCTACTCATGCCTTTGGTAAAGGAAAGGGGATCTACCTTCCTTCTTTCGAATTCAGCTGGGAAAACACAAGGTTGCTACTGAATATAATTCGGTTTGCAGGCAATGAGTTACATGAAACGAAGTACATTACAGATAACCTATATACAGAATGTGCTTATTATCCAGAAAGTAAAATGTTGGTTGTTATTAACAATAGTGATCAACTGCAAAGAACGACGATTGAAACGGACTATGGCAAACAAACCATGGAGTTAGAGCCGTATGACACCATGATCACCCATATCGGCTTAACAAAATCGGTATAG
- a CDS encoding helix-turn-helix transcriptional regulator, producing the protein MKKSERLNDMIRYLNSREYFNLNDLMDKYHISKSTALRDISSLEQLGMPIYSEHGRHGRYGILKNRLLSPIIFTMDEVYALYFAMLTLEAYQSTPFHLSVNKLNEKFEHCLSKIQINQIHKMKKVLQFEIYQHNHVSLYLDKILTSILNETYCKVQYSKNNQNKSYHVQFFKISAKFGQWYATGIELNTNKYRVFRCDRITLVEEEEINSHFSIDELLSRSLEMYQTEKSIDFEVEIVEQAKDIFYKEHYPSMKIQQGHKTVIKGFYNPGEEEFIAHYFMRYGHYVQSVKPESLKQIIKERVEHLLNHYQKL; encoded by the coding sequence ATGAAGAAATCCGAAAGATTAAATGACATGATTAGGTACTTAAACAGTCGAGAGTACTTTAATTTAAATGATCTCATGGATAAATACCATATTTCAAAAAGTACAGCCTTACGTGATATTAGTTCATTAGAACAATTAGGTATGCCTATTTATTCGGAACATGGCCGACATGGACGATATGGTATCTTAAAAAATAGATTGTTATCCCCTATTATTTTTACGATGGATGAAGTATATGCTCTGTACTTTGCAATGTTGACGTTAGAAGCTTATCAATCTACACCATTTCATTTAAGTGTTAATAAACTCAATGAAAAGTTTGAACACTGTCTTTCTAAAATACAAATAAACCAGATTCATAAAATGAAAAAGGTTCTACAATTTGAAATATATCAACATAATCATGTTAGTCTCTATTTGGACAAAATACTAACCAGTATTCTTAATGAGACGTACTGTAAGGTTCAATATTCAAAAAATAACCAGAACAAAAGTTACCATGTTCAATTTTTTAAGATTTCCGCTAAGTTTGGCCAATGGTACGCTACTGGAATAGAGTTAAATACGAATAAATATAGGGTTTTCCGATGTGATCGAATCACCTTGGTAGAAGAGGAGGAAATCAATTCTCACTTTTCTATAGACGAACTTCTTAGCCGTTCATTAGAGATGTATCAAACTGAGAAGAGCATCGACTTTGAAGTAGAGATTGTAGAACAAGCCAAGGATATTTTTTATAAAGAACATTATCCCTCTATGAAAATACAGCAGGGTCATAAAACAGTCATAAAAGGATTCTACAATCCTGGAGAGGAGGAGTTTATCGCTCATTACTTTATGAGATATGGTCATTATGTACAATCAGTGAAGCCTGAATCTTTAAAACAGATTATTAAGGAGAGAGTTGAGCACCTCTTAAACCACTATCAAAAATTATAA
- a CDS encoding VOC family protein: MSTTLEIAIFLSMNGKAKEAIAFYKKHFNAEERFLVTYQDMAKRDSSIQLTAENKDYISHSVLSIERTKVMIAEEPMNPNEEYTVGNNTSLCIQSADIEEIEHFYHSLITDDRVKIIVPLSSNVFSQAYGIIEDPFGIQIQFMFDHRLQ; this comes from the coding sequence ATGAGTACAACACTGGAAATAGCTATTTTCTTATCCATGAACGGAAAAGCAAAGGAAGCTATAGCTTTTTACAAAAAACATTTTAACGCCGAGGAACGATTTCTCGTTACTTATCAAGACATGGCCAAACGTGACAGTTCAATACAGCTTACTGCTGAAAATAAAGATTATATTTCTCATTCTGTCTTATCGATCGAAAGAACAAAGGTTATGATAGCAGAAGAACCCATGAATCCCAATGAGGAATATACCGTAGGGAATAATACTTCATTATGTATTCAAAGTGCTGACATAGAAGAAATTGAACATTTTTATCATAGTCTAATAACAGATGATCGAGTGAAAATCATTGTACCTTTATCAAGTAACGTGTTTAGCCAAGCCTATGGTATTATTGAAGACCCATTCGGTATTCAAATACAATTCATGTTTGATCATCGGTTACAATAA
- a CDS encoding protein adenylyltransferase SelO — translation MTEKKEIANKIGWNFDNSYSRLPESMFTKLNPNPVRSPKLIILNHPLAVSLGLNENALQRDDAVAMLAGNQVPEGATPLAQAYAGHQFGHFNMLGDGRALLLGEQITPLGKRVDIQLKGSGRTPYSRRGDGRAALGPMLREYIISEAMHALGIATTRSLAVVTTGEAIIRETEQPGAILTRVAASHLRVGTFQYVSAWGTSQDLRTLADYTLERHYPEVANDENRYLSLLQEVIKRQAKLIAQWQLVGFIHGVMNTDNMTLSGETIDYGPCAFMDTYNPETVFSSIDMQGRYAYVNQPHIAAWNLARFAETLLPLLHDNREQAVQLAEDAISDFANMFRHHWLTGMRAKLGIFNEELEDESLIEDLLKIMQKHRADYTNTFRALTLNKLEDADLFSTADFTQWNKQWQARLDRQQESEASSHQLMRSRNPAIIPRNHRVEEALEAAVEREDYRVMEKLLEVLSDPYAYSTEQEVYSTLPEEPTCPYRTFCGT, via the coding sequence ATGACAGAGAAAAAAGAAATAGCAAATAAAATAGGGTGGAACTTCGACAACAGTTATTCTCGTCTGCCGGAATCCATGTTTACGAAGCTCAATCCAAATCCTGTTCGCTCACCAAAGCTGATCATTTTAAATCATCCGTTGGCAGTCTCACTGGGTTTGAACGAAAATGCGCTGCAAAGAGATGACGCCGTAGCAATGTTGGCCGGCAATCAGGTTCCCGAAGGTGCTACGCCTCTTGCTCAAGCTTACGCAGGACATCAATTCGGGCATTTTAACATGCTAGGAGACGGGCGTGCTCTACTGCTCGGCGAGCAGATCACTCCCTTGGGTAAACGGGTTGATATTCAGCTCAAGGGCTCAGGCAGAACGCCGTACTCTCGTCGTGGTGATGGCCGAGCGGCACTTGGGCCGATGCTCCGCGAATACATCATCAGCGAAGCGATGCATGCGCTAGGTATCGCTACCACCCGCAGCTTGGCGGTGGTAACTACAGGTGAGGCGATCATCCGGGAAACTGAGCAGCCCGGCGCCATTCTGACTCGTGTGGCTGCCAGTCATCTTCGTGTCGGCACCTTTCAATATGTCTCAGCATGGGGCACGTCCCAAGATCTGCGTACTCTGGCTGATTACACATTGGAACGACACTATCCAGAAGTTGCCAATGACGAAAACCGTTACCTTTCACTGCTTCAGGAAGTGATTAAGCGTCAGGCGAAGCTGATCGCCCAATGGCAGCTAGTGGGTTTTATTCATGGAGTGATGAACACCGACAATATGACCCTTAGCGGAGAAACCATTGATTATGGTCCTTGCGCCTTTATGGATACCTATAATCCTGAGACGGTGTTCAGTTCCATCGACATGCAGGGCCGCTATGCTTATGTCAATCAGCCGCATATTGCTGCGTGGAATCTCGCGAGATTTGCAGAGACCCTCTTGCCGCTGCTACATGACAACAGAGAGCAGGCTGTCCAACTGGCCGAGGATGCAATTTCAGATTTTGCAAACATGTTTCGCCATCATTGGCTTACGGGAATGCGGGCCAAGTTGGGGATCTTTAACGAGGAGCTAGAGGATGAATCCCTGATTGAGGATCTTCTTAAAATCATGCAGAAGCATCGCGCGGACTACACCAATACCTTCCGTGCTCTAACTTTAAACAAACTGGAGGATGCGGATTTGTTCAGCACTGCGGATTTTACCCAGTGGAACAAGCAGTGGCAGGCGAGGCTGGACAGACAACAGGAATCCGAAGCCTCCTCGCATCAGCTGATGCGCAGCAGAAATCCTGCAATCATCCCGCGCAACCATCGGGTAGAAGAAGCACTGGAAGCTGCGGTGGAACGAGAAGATTACCGTGTGATGGAGAAACTCCTTGAAGTTCTTTCGGACCCTTATGCTTATTCTACTGAACAGGAAGTTTACTCTACATTGCCTGAGGAACCCACTTGTCCTTACCGAACCTTCTGTGGTACCTGA
- a CDS encoding SDR family oxidoreductase, whose protein sequence is MSKLKGQIALVTGASRGIGRGIALRLAREGAIVAVHYGRRHKEADEVVHQIEQLGGAAFTIGADFSALNGVYDLYAKLDEALRERTGDNRFDILVNNAGMGQIVPLEETTEESFDEVMNMNVKAPLFVTQQALPRLKNGGRIINLSSFVTRVASPSVFAYSMSKGAIDTLTRVLAHQLGSRHITVNAIQPGIINTEMNSGTLQDPNGQKFAAGLSTFKCWGEPEDVADIAAFLASSDSRWITGQLIDASGGSHL, encoded by the coding sequence ATGAGTAAGTTAAAAGGTCAAATCGCTTTAGTAACTGGTGCAAGTCGAGGAATCGGTCGTGGCATTGCATTACGTCTGGCTCGGGAGGGGGCCATTGTCGCAGTGCATTACGGAAGAAGGCATAAAGAAGCAGATGAGGTGGTTCATCAAATTGAGCAACTTGGAGGGGCTGCATTTACGATCGGTGCTGACTTCAGTGCCCTGAACGGCGTTTATGATTTATATGCGAAATTGGATGAAGCGCTTCGGGAACGTACAGGCGATAATCGGTTTGATATTCTCGTCAATAACGCTGGAATGGGTCAAATTGTCCCCCTAGAAGAGACAACAGAAGAATCTTTTGACGAAGTCATGAACATGAATGTCAAAGCACCTCTTTTTGTTACCCAGCAAGCTTTGCCGCGTCTAAAAAATGGAGGCCGCATTATCAATCTCTCATCGTTTGTTACACGCGTGGCCTCCCCTAGTGTTTTTGCATATAGCATGTCAAAGGGGGCAATCGACACACTGACTCGCGTTTTGGCTCATCAACTTGGGAGCCGTCATATTACAGTCAACGCCATCCAACCTGGCATTATCAATACAGAGATGAATAGCGGAACCTTACAAGATCCCAACGGGCAGAAATTTGCCGCTGGCCTTTCGACCTTTAAATGCTGGGGCGAGCCTGAGGATGTTGCAGATATAGCTGCCTTTCTTGCCTCATCGGATAGCCGTTGGATCACTGGTCAATTGATTGATGCAAGTGGTGGATCTCATCTGTAA
- a CDS encoding amino acid permease: MESKQLTRGLKPRHVELIALGGTIGVGLFMGSASTIKWAGPSVLLAYLLAGIIMFFVMRIMGEMLILEPVTGSFATFAHKYISPLAGFLTAWSYWFLWVTVGMAEVTAIGVYVAYWFPDIPQWLPALVGVIIIALANLAAVKFYGEFEFWFAMIKIIAIIFMLVVGTGIIFFGLGNGGQPIGLSNLVSHGGFFAGGLKGFLFALCIVTAAYQGIEMVGITAGEAENPKMTLRKAIKNIIWRILIFYVGAIFVIVTIYPWNQIGEIGSPFVLTFAKVGIVAAAGIINFVVLTAAMSGCNSGIYSAGRMLYTLAKNGQAPKFFGKVSASGVPRNSIITTISLLLVGVLFNYLMPDSKLFLYIYSASVLPGMVPWFALAISQFKFRKKWKNEMEGHNFKSRFFPISNYITIIFLLLVIVGMWFNPDTRLSLIVGATFMAIVVVGYFIFGIGKRQRIEELEKNE; encoded by the coding sequence TTGGAATCGAAACAATTAACAAGAGGGCTGAAGCCACGGCACGTTGAGTTGATTGCGCTTGGAGGCACGATTGGCGTCGGCTTGTTTATGGGATCGGCAAGTACGATAAAATGGGCAGGTCCTTCGGTGCTGTTGGCTTATCTCTTAGCTGGGATTATTATGTTTTTTGTCATGCGGATCATGGGGGAAATGCTGATTCTTGAACCGGTGACGGGCTCATTCGCTACCTTTGCTCATAAATACATCAGCCCTTTGGCCGGTTTCTTGACCGCTTGGAGCTATTGGTTCTTATGGGTTACTGTAGGGATGGCGGAGGTCACTGCGATTGGGGTATATGTGGCCTACTGGTTCCCGGATATCCCGCAATGGTTGCCGGCTTTGGTAGGTGTAATTATTATTGCGCTGGCCAATTTGGCGGCTGTGAAATTTTATGGAGAATTTGAATTCTGGTTTGCGATGATTAAGATTATCGCAATTATCTTCATGCTAGTGGTTGGTACGGGGATTATCTTTTTTGGCCTCGGTAACGGCGGACAGCCGATAGGTCTATCCAATCTAGTCAGCCATGGTGGTTTTTTTGCAGGAGGGCTAAAAGGGTTCCTATTTGCACTCTGTATTGTAACGGCGGCTTATCAGGGGATTGAGATGGTGGGCATTACAGCGGGTGAAGCAGAAAATCCGAAAATGACCCTGCGAAAAGCCATTAAAAACATCATCTGGCGTATTCTGATTTTTTACGTAGGGGCAATCTTTGTCATTGTTACGATTTATCCTTGGAACCAAATTGGCGAGATTGGCAGCCCGTTTGTTCTGACTTTTGCCAAGGTAGGAATTGTGGCTGCTGCGGGTATCATTAACTTTGTTGTACTCACAGCTGCGATGTCAGGTTGCAACAGTGGTATTTATAGTGCGGGCAGAATGTTATATACATTGGCTAAGAATGGACAAGCTCCTAAGTTCTTTGGGAAAGTTTCGGCAAGCGGCGTCCCTAGAAATAGTATAATAACGACCATTTCTTTGCTGCTGGTAGGGGTATTATTTAACTACTTAATGCCTGATTCCAAACTGTTTCTGTATATTTATAGCGCCAGTGTTCTCCCAGGTATGGTACCGTGGTTTGCATTAGCCATTAGTCAATTTAAATTCCGGAAAAAGTGGAAAAACGAAATGGAAGGTCATAACTTTAAGTCTCGGTTTTTTCCGATTAGTAATTACATCACCATTATCTTTCTGTTGCTCGTAATTGTTGGAATGTGGTTTAACCCGGACACACGCTTATCGTTGATTGTCGGGGCAACATTCATGGCGATCGTCGTTGTTGGATATTTTATCTTTGGTATAGGAAAGCGGCAGAGAATTGAAGAGTTAGAAAAAAACGAATAG
- a CDS encoding DUF3953 domain-containing protein, translating into MFKKMDIYRILTLIFAVIAMVSSLLSLAYPDTYKHAYTIAQFFIGLVFLLSGISEFKAHRKSMAIMNFSVSLLTFFVFIFTLVVRTG; encoded by the coding sequence ATGTTCAAGAAAATGGATATCTACCGAATTCTCACTTTAATATTTGCTGTAATTGCTATGGTTTCGTCCCTTTTATCCCTCGCATACCCGGATACTTATAAGCACGCATACACCATCGCACAATTTTTTATAGGACTTGTATTTTTATTGTCCGGCATTTCAGAATTTAAGGCTCATCGTAAGAGTATGGCAATAATGAACTTCTCCGTTTCCCTTCTCACTTTCTTTGTATTTATATTCACCCTTGTAGTGCGAACAGGTTAG